The DNA segment GTGAGCTCCGCGCGGGCGCGCGCGAGCAGTGCGTCCACCACCATGAACCCGACGTTGTGGCGGTGGCGCTCGTACTCGCGCCCGGGGTTGCCCAGCCCGCAGATGAGCTTCATGGACGGCTCCGGAGGAGGGCGGGGCGTGCAGGGGCCCGCGCCCGGGAAAAAGACAGCGGGGCAGGCCCTGGAAGAGGCCCGCCCCGCGAAGAGACACCGAACGGCGGAAGAGGACTACTTCTTCGCCGGGGCCTTGGCCGCGGCCGCCGCGGGGGCCTTGGCGTCGGCCGCCTTCGCGTCGCCCGCCTTCGCCGCCGCGGGAGCCGCCGCGGCCGCAGCCGCCGCCGCCGGAGCCGCTTCCGCCGCTTCCGGCGCGGAGAGGACGGCGATGGTGTAGTTGACGTGCGTCTTCACGGACACGCCCTCGGGGAGCTTCACGTCGTTCACGTGGATGGCTTCCGCGATCTTCAGGTTGGTGACGTCCACCTCGATCTGGAGCGGGATGGCGCCGGGGAGCGCCCAGACCTCCAGGTTGCGGCGGATCTGCGTGAGCAGACCGCCGTCCGCCACGCCCGCGGCCTTGCCGGTGAGCACGACGGGCAGGTTCACCTTCACCTGGTCGTTGTCGCGCACGGCGATGAAGTCCGCGTGCAGGATGTCCCGGGTGAGCGGGTCCATCTGGTAGTCCTTCAGCAGGACCTGCTGATCATTGCCCGCCAGCTTCAGCTGGATGAGCGTGTTCAGCTTGTGCGGGGTGTTGATGGCCGTGCGGATGGCCTTCGGGTCCACGGAGATGTGCAGCGGCGCCTTCAGGTGCTTGCCGTAGACGACGGCGGGGACCTGGCCGGAGGAGCGCAGGCGGCGGGCAACGCCCTTGCCGGAACCTTCACGGGCCTGCGCTTCGAGGGTGCTCTTGTCGGTGGCCATGGAAATCTCTCTTTTCGGTGGGGTACCGCGAATGTCACCGGTCCGTCGGGCGCCCTCGGCATCCCACCCCCATGGTGGGCCCCGAAGACGGCGCCCGGGCCGTGCTGAGGCCCGTTGAACCGGTGGAGGGGGCCGGACATGCCAGCCCCCGGGGTCCTTCGTCAAGCCGCCCGGCTTCCAGGCGGCCCCAGGCTCACTCGGGCCTGGACGAACTTCAGACGAACAGCGAGCTCAGCGAGTCCGCGCGGTGGATGCGCGCGATGGCCTCACCGAAGAGGGCGTCCGTATGCAGGGCGCGGATCTTCGGGCACGCCCTGGCGTTGGGCGCCAGGGGCACCGTGTCCGTGAAGACGACCTCCTCCAGGACGGAGTCGGTGATGCGCTGGATGGCGGGGCCGGACAGGATGGGGTGCACCGCGTACGCGACCACCCGGCGCGCGCCCTTGTCCTTCAGCGCCAGGGCGGCCTGCGCGAGCGTGCCCGCGGTGTCCACCATGTCGTCCACCAGGATGGCGTCCTTGCCCTTCACGTCGCCAATGAGGTTCATCACCTCCGAGGCGTTGGGGCGCGGGCGGCGCTTGTCGATGATGGCCAGCCCCGTGTTCAGCCGCTTGGAGTAGGCGCGCGCGCGCTCCACGCCGCCGGCGTCCGGGCTGACGATGACCAGCTCGCCCGACTCCGGGAAGCGCTTGCGGATGTCCTCCAGGAACACCGGCGAGCCGTAGAGGTGGTCCGAGGGCATGTTGAAGAAGCCCTGGATCTGCCCGGCGTGCATGTCCATGGACACCACCCGGTTGACCCCCGCGACCTCCAGCATGTCCGCCACCAGCTTGGCGGTGATGGGCGTGCGGGCCGCCACCTTCCGGTCCTGCCGCGCGTAGCCGTAGTACGGCATCACGGCCGTGATGGAGCCGGCGCTCGCCCGCTTGAGGGCGTCGCACATGATGAGCAGCTCCATCAGGTGGTGGTTCGTCGGAGGGCACGTGGACTGGACGATGAACACGTCCTGTCCACGCACGTTCTCGCCGATCTCGACGTGGATCTCCCCGTCGGAGAACGTGTCCACCGTCGCCTGGCCCAGGGGACGCTGGAGGTACTCGCAGATGCGCTGCGCCAACGCCGGGTTCGAGTTCCCGGCGAACACCTTGAAGTCACGCGACGGCTGCATGGGGGCGCTGACTAACCCGTGCGAGCCTGGAAGGGAAGTTCGTTAGTCGAGTTCCGCAGCCACGGGACCGAGCGTCC comes from the Corallococcus caeni genome and includes:
- a CDS encoding ribose-phosphate pyrophosphokinase, with protein sequence MQPSRDFKVFAGNSNPALAQRICEYLQRPLGQATVDTFSDGEIHVEIGENVRGQDVFIVQSTCPPTNHHLMELLIMCDALKRASAGSITAVMPYYGYARQDRKVAARTPITAKLVADMLEVAGVNRVVSMDMHAGQIQGFFNMPSDHLYGSPVFLEDIRKRFPESGELVIVSPDAGGVERARAYSKRLNTGLAIIDKRRPRPNASEVMNLIGDVKGKDAILVDDMVDTAGTLAQAALALKDKGARRVVAYAVHPILSGPAIQRITDSVLEEVVFTDTVPLAPNARACPKIRALHTDALFGEAIARIHRADSLSSLFV
- a CDS encoding 50S ribosomal protein L25/general stress protein Ctc, yielding MATDKSTLEAQAREGSGKGVARRLRSSGQVPAVVYGKHLKAPLHISVDPKAIRTAINTPHKLNTLIQLKLAGNDQQVLLKDYQMDPLTRDILHADFIAVRDNDQVKVNLPVVLTGKAAGVADGGLLTQIRRNLEVWALPGAIPLQIEVDVTNLKIAEAIHVNDVKLPEGVSVKTHVNYTIAVLSAPEAAEAAPAAAAAAAAAPAAAKAGDAKAADAKAPAAAAAKAPAKK